The following coding sequences are from one Rhodanobacteraceae bacterium window:
- a CDS encoding bifunctional riboflavin kinase/FAD synthetase — protein MRLSRDHDGPQLAPQGAVVAIGAFDGVHLGHQTLLAQVRARADALGLPAVVVSFEPLPRQHFARGPLLRLTPFRERVERIRACGIDELLCLRFDDALAGTSPRAFIERVLVKRLRAKEVWVGPGFRFGHRREGDFDLLEAAGMHFGFTACEVAARTADGERISSSRIREMLLASDFEAAQHALGRRYAYSGRVVRGQQLGRQLGFPTANLRWPQNSQGFGGIFAVRVDGGGLVRHPGVASLGYRPAVGGKELLLEVHLFDFDGDLYGKRLSIDFIAKQRDEWHFPDLASLVDQIRRDADEALVLLGVRPA, from the coding sequence ATGAGACTCAGTCGCGATCACGATGGTCCGCAACTGGCGCCGCAGGGCGCGGTGGTGGCCATTGGCGCCTTCGATGGCGTCCACCTCGGCCACCAGACGCTGCTTGCCCAGGTGCGCGCGCGCGCCGACGCGCTCGGGCTGCCGGCGGTGGTGGTGAGCTTCGAGCCACTGCCGCGCCAGCATTTCGCCCGCGGTCCGCTGCTGCGGCTGACGCCCTTTCGCGAGCGGGTCGAACGCATCCGCGCCTGCGGAATCGACGAGCTGCTGTGCCTGCGTTTCGACGATGCGCTGGCCGGTACTTCGCCGCGTGCATTCATCGAACGGGTGCTGGTCAAGCGCCTGCGCGCGAAGGAAGTATGGGTCGGGCCGGGCTTCCGCTTCGGTCATCGCCGCGAGGGTGATTTTGACCTGCTGGAAGCCGCCGGCATGCACTTCGGCTTTACCGCCTGCGAGGTTGCCGCGCGCACCGCGGATGGCGAACGCATCAGTTCCTCGCGCATCCGCGAGATGCTGCTGGCCTCGGATTTCGAGGCCGCACAGCACGCGCTGGGGCGCCGTTACGCCTATTCAGGCCGGGTGGTGCGCGGTCAGCAGCTCGGACGTCAGCTCGGCTTTCCCACCGCCAATTTGCGCTGGCCGCAGAACTCCCAGGGTTTCGGCGGCATCTTCGCCGTGCGCGTGGACGGCGGCGGACTGGTGCGGCATCCGGGTGTCGCCAGCCTGGGCTACCGGCCGGCCGTCGGCGGCAAGGAGCTTCTGCTGGAAGTGCATCTGTTCGATTTTGATGGCGACCTCTACGGAAAGCGGTTAAGCATTGATTTCATTGCGAAGCAACGGGACGAGTGGCATTTTCCCGACCTCGCATCCCTGGTTGACCAGATTCGTCGCGACGCCGACGAGGCGCTCGTCTTGCTCGGAGTACGGCCCGCGTGA
- the ileS gene encoding isoleucine--tRNA ligase, which translates to MTDYKHTIQLPTTEFAMKADLANREPSMLAGWEAEGRYERLQEATAGRPAFVLHDGPPYANGDIHIGHAVNKILKDIVVKSRLLSGFHAPYVPGWDCHGLPIEVAVEKKVGKVGHKVDARTFRAECRKYAAEQIDRQRADFKRLGVLGAWGQPYRTMDFKYEADMVRALAQIVARGHVVRGFKPVHWCFDCRSALAEAEIEYGNKLDPAIDVMLPFADGAALARAFGLAQPVTDGFAVIWTTTPWTLPSNQAVSVHPELEYALVRTERGHLVLADALVERCLKRFKLEGEVVARCAGKALERVDARHPFYDRASLLICGEHVSAEDGTGLVHTSPAYGVEDFNALKPYTAEVINPVQGDGRFAADLPLFGGLKIAEANPQIIEHLRSVGHLLAAFESDHSVAHCWRHKTPTIFRATPQWFISMQAAGLREDALAAIDTVRWIPDWGKERIVGMIAGRPDWCISRQRTWGVPIALFVDKVNQAPHPRSVELMEQVAQRIEQGGVDAWFDLDPRELLGDEAEQYEKVPDILDVWFDSGVSHACVVDTRQELAGVPADLYLEGSDQHRGWFQSALLTGAAMRGAAPYRQVLTHGFTVDADGKKMSKSAGNVVAPQQVMKTLGADVLRLWVAATDYRAEMSVSDEILKRVSESYRRIRNTCRYLLANLNGFDPARDLVPHAQLLPFDQWIVDQSWQLQQRVVQNYADYQFHLIYQDLHTFCSVQLGAFYLDVLKDRMYTLKADSLARRSGQSAMFHVAEAMVRWMAPILSFTADEIWAFLPGRASQSPLFHTWYDGLAALPADTRIDAARWTRLLALRDAVNLALEPLRRDKRIGSGLDAEIDLHVTDVAASGLADIGEDLRFLCLVSSVRLTGEPAPADAVAVDGGAVKLAVRVSEAAKCARWHHRADVGSHATHPELCGRCVENVDGAGEIRGWF; encoded by the coding sequence GTGACCGATTACAAGCACACCATTCAGTTGCCGACCACCGAGTTCGCGATGAAGGCGGACCTCGCCAATCGCGAGCCCTCCATGCTCGCCGGTTGGGAGGCCGAAGGCCGCTACGAGCGCCTGCAGGAAGCCACGGCCGGCCGCCCCGCCTTCGTGCTGCACGACGGCCCGCCGTATGCCAATGGCGACATCCACATCGGCCACGCGGTCAACAAGATCCTCAAGGACATCGTGGTCAAGTCGCGGCTGCTCTCCGGCTTCCACGCGCCCTACGTGCCCGGCTGGGACTGCCACGGCCTGCCGATCGAGGTCGCGGTCGAGAAAAAGGTCGGCAAGGTCGGCCACAAGGTCGACGCACGCACCTTCCGCGCCGAATGCCGCAAGTACGCCGCGGAGCAGATCGACCGCCAGCGCGCCGATTTCAAGCGCCTGGGCGTGCTCGGTGCCTGGGGCCAGCCCTACCGCACGATGGACTTCAAGTACGAAGCCGACATGGTCCGCGCGCTGGCGCAGATCGTCGCGCGCGGCCATGTGGTGCGCGGTTTCAAGCCGGTGCACTGGTGCTTCGATTGCCGCAGCGCGCTGGCCGAGGCCGAGATCGAATACGGCAACAAGCTCGATCCGGCGATCGACGTGATGCTGCCCTTCGCCGATGGCGCCGCGCTGGCGCGCGCCTTCGGCCTGGCGCAGCCGGTGACCGATGGCTTTGCGGTGATCTGGACCACCACGCCGTGGACGCTGCCGTCCAACCAGGCGGTGAGCGTGCATCCGGAGCTGGAGTACGCCCTGGTGCGCACCGAGCGTGGGCACCTGGTGCTCGCCGACGCGCTGGTCGAGCGCTGCCTCAAGCGCTTCAAGCTGGAAGGTGAGGTCGTCGCCCGTTGCGCCGGCAAGGCGCTGGAGCGCGTCGATGCGCGCCATCCCTTCTATGACCGTGCCTCGCTGCTGATCTGCGGCGAGCATGTCAGCGCCGAGGACGGTACCGGCCTGGTGCACACCTCGCCGGCTTACGGCGTCGAGGACTTCAACGCGCTCAAGCCCTACACCGCCGAGGTGATCAATCCGGTGCAGGGCGACGGCCGCTTCGCCGCGGACCTGCCGCTGTTCGGTGGCCTGAAGATCGCCGAGGCCAATCCGCAGATCATCGAGCACCTGCGCAGCGTGGGCCATTTGCTGGCGGCCTTCGAGTCCGACCACAGCGTCGCGCACTGCTGGCGCCACAAGACGCCGACGATCTTCCGCGCCACCCCGCAGTGGTTCATCAGCATGCAGGCGGCCGGGCTGCGCGAGGATGCGCTCGCCGCGATCGACACCGTGCGTTGGATCCCGGACTGGGGCAAGGAGCGCATTGTCGGCATGATCGCCGGGCGCCCGGACTGGTGCATCTCGCGCCAGCGCACCTGGGGCGTGCCGATCGCGCTGTTCGTCGACAAGGTGAACCAGGCGCCGCACCCGCGTTCGGTCGAGCTGATGGAGCAGGTGGCGCAGCGCATCGAGCAGGGCGGCGTCGATGCCTGGTTCGACCTCGATCCGCGCGAACTGCTGGGCGACGAGGCGGAACAGTACGAGAAGGTGCCGGACATCCTCGATGTCTGGTTCGACTCCGGCGTCAGTCATGCCTGCGTGGTCGATACACGCCAGGAACTGGCTGGCGTGCCGGCGGATTTGTACCTCGAAGGTTCCGACCAGCATCGCGGCTGGTTCCAGTCGGCGCTGCTGACCGGCGCCGCGATGCGCGGCGCGGCCCCGTACCGCCAGGTGCTGACGCACGGGTTCACCGTCGACGCCGACGGCAAGAAGATGAGCAAGTCGGCCGGCAATGTGGTCGCCCCGCAGCAGGTGATGAAGACCCTCGGTGCCGACGTGCTGCGGCTGTGGGTCGCCGCCACCGACTACCGCGCCGAGATGAGCGTCTCGGACGAGATCTTGAAGCGCGTCTCGGAATCCTACCGCCGCATCCGCAACACCTGCCGCTACCTGCTGGCCAACCTCAACGGCTTCGACCCGGCGCGCGACCTGGTACCGCACGCGCAGCTGCTGCCCTTCGACCAGTGGATCGTCGACCAGTCCTGGCAGCTGCAGCAGCGCGTGGTGCAGAACTATGCCGACTACCAGTTCCACCTGATCTACCAGGATCTGCACACCTTCTGCAGCGTGCAGCTCGGCGCCTTCTACCTGGATGTGCTGAAGGACCGCATGTACACGCTGAAGGCGGATTCGCTGGCGCGCCGCTCCGGCCAGAGTGCGATGTTCCACGTCGCCGAGGCGATGGTGCGCTGGATGGCGCCGATCCTGTCCTTCACCGCCGACGAGATCTGGGCCTTCCTGCCGGGACGCGCCAGCCAGTCGCCGCTGTTCCACACCTGGTACGACGGCCTCGCTGCGCTGCCGGCCGACACGCGCATCGATGCGGCGCGCTGGACGCGCCTGCTGGCGCTGCGCGATGCGGTCAACCTGGCGCTCGAGCCCCTGCGCCGCGACAAGCGCATCGGCTCCGGGCTGGATGCCGAGATCGACCTGCATGTGACCGACGTCGCGGCCAGCGGCCTCGCCGACATCGGCGAAGACCTGCGCTTCCTGTGCCTGGTGTCGTCGGTGCGCCTGACCGGCGAGCCCGCGCCGGCCGACGCAGTCGCTGTCGATGGCGGCGCGGTGAAGCTCGCCGTGCGCGTCAGCGAAGCCGCCAAGTGCGCGCGCTGGCATCACCGTGCGGATGTCGGCAGCCACGCCACCCATCCGGAGCTGTGCGGCCGCTGCGTCGAGAACGTCGATGGCGCCGGGGAAATCCGTGGCTGGTTCTGA
- a CDS encoding lipoprotein signal peptidase: MAPGKSVAGSEAGRFGGWIWLLLSAAVIALDQWTKAIATGSLVYGVPESFLSHWNWTLVHNYGGAFSFLSDHPGWQRWFFLIVASGITLVLLEWLRRSPRRAWLPCLPLALLIGGAIGNLSDRVLLGYVVDFVDWHYDGWHWPAFNLADSAITAGIVLLIVYEIFGNRVPGSGTP; this comes from the coding sequence ATGGCGCCGGGGAAATCCGTGGCTGGTTCTGAGGCTGGCCGCTTCGGTGGCTGGATCTGGCTGCTGCTGTCGGCGGCGGTCATCGCGCTCGACCAGTGGACCAAGGCGATCGCTACCGGCTCGCTGGTCTACGGCGTGCCCGAGTCCTTCCTGTCGCACTGGAACTGGACCCTGGTGCACAACTACGGTGGCGCCTTCAGCTTCCTGTCCGACCATCCCGGCTGGCAGCGCTGGTTCTTCCTGATCGTTGCCAGCGGCATCACGCTGGTCCTGCTTGAATGGCTGCGCCGCAGCCCGCGCCGCGCCTGGCTCCCCTGCCTGCCGCTGGCGCTGCTGATCGGCGGGGCGATCGGCAACCTGAGCGACCGTGTACTGCTGGGATACGTGGTCGATTTCGTCGACTGGCATTACGATGGCTGGCACTGGCCGGCGTTCAACCTCGCCGACAGCGCGATCACCGCCGGCATCGTACTGTTGATCGTGTACGAGATTTTCGGGAACCGGGTTCCGGGTTCCGGGACCCCGTAG
- the ispH gene encoding 4-hydroxy-3-methylbut-2-enyl diphosphate reductase codes for MDVLLANPRGFCAGVDRAIDIVERALDLFGAPIHVRHEVVHNRFVVESLRARGAVFIEELSEVPRGATVIFSAHGVSQAVRKEAAERGFRIFDATCPLVTKVHMEVSRHCRAGRDMILIGHAGHPEVEGTLGQWDREGATGEIQLVETVADVWAIQVRQPGHLAFTTQTTLSVDETIEIITALRQRFPEIQGPRHDDICYATQNRQDAVRELSKHCDRVLVVGSPNSSNSNRLRELAERNGVPAYLIDGADDIRPEWLDGARCVGVTAGASAPESLVQGVVERLTRLGQGQVRELDGVREDMVFALPRELRVVVES; via the coding sequence ATGGACGTCCTGCTCGCCAATCCCCGCGGCTTCTGCGCTGGCGTCGATCGTGCCATCGATATCGTCGAGCGCGCGCTGGACCTGTTCGGCGCGCCGATCCACGTGCGCCACGAGGTGGTGCACAACCGCTTCGTGGTCGAGAGCCTGCGCGCGCGCGGCGCGGTGTTCATCGAAGAACTGAGCGAGGTCCCGCGCGGCGCCACGGTGATCTTCAGCGCCCACGGGGTCTCCCAGGCCGTGCGCAAGGAAGCCGCCGAGCGCGGCTTCCGCATCTTCGACGCGACCTGCCCGCTGGTCACCAAGGTCCATATGGAGGTCTCGCGCCACTGCCGCGCAGGCCGCGACATGATCCTGATCGGCCACGCCGGGCACCCGGAGGTCGAAGGCACCCTGGGGCAATGGGACCGCGAAGGTGCGACCGGCGAGATCCAGTTGGTGGAGACGGTCGCCGATGTCTGGGCGATACAGGTCAGGCAGCCCGGGCACCTGGCATTCACCACCCAGACCACGCTGTCGGTCGATGAGACCATCGAAATCATCACGGCACTGCGCCAGCGCTTCCCGGAGATCCAGGGTCCGCGGCACGACGACATCTGCTACGCCACGCAGAACCGCCAGGACGCGGTGCGCGAGCTGTCGAAGCACTGCGACCGCGTGCTTGTGGTCGGCTCGCCGAACAGTTCCAATTCCAACCGGCTGCGCGAGCTGGCCGAGCGCAATGGCGTACCCGCCTACCTGATCGATGGTGCAGACGACATTCGCCCCGAGTGGCTGGACGGCGCGCGCTGCGTCGGTGTCACCGCGGGTGCGTCGGCGCCGGAGAGCCTGGTCCAGGGCGTGGTCGAGCGCTTGACGAGGCTCGGGCAGGGGCAGGTGCGCGAACTCGATGGGGTGCGCGAGGACATGGTGTTCGCGCTGCCCAGGGAGTTGCGCGTGGTGGTGGAAAGCTGA
- the tuf gene encoding elongation factor Tu, translated as MSKGKFERTKPHVNVGTIGHVDHGKTTLTAALTKIGAERFGGEFKAYDQIDKAPEEKARGITISTAHVEYESPTRHYAHVDCPGHADYVKNMITGAAQMDGAILVCSAADGPMPQTREHILLSRQVGVPYIVVYLNKADMVDDAELLELVEMEVRELLSKYEFPGDDTPIVIGSALKALEGDQSEIGVPAIIKLVEALDTWIPQPERDIDKPFLMPVEDVFSISGRGTVVTGRVERGIVKVGEEIEIVGLKPTVKTIVTGVEMFRKLLDQGQAGDNVGLLLRGTKRDDVERGQVICKPGSINPHTEFEAEVYVLSKEEGGRHTPFFKGYRPQFYFRTTDVTGNCQLPEGVEMVMPGDNIKMVVSLIAPIAMEEGLRFAIREGGRTVGAGVVAKVIK; from the coding sequence ATGTCCAAGGGTAAATTTGAGCGCACCAAGCCGCACGTGAACGTCGGCACCATCGGTCACGTCGATCACGGCAAGACCACTCTGACGGCCGCTCTGACGAAGATCGGTGCGGAGCGCTTTGGTGGTGAGTTCAAGGCGTACGACCAGATCGACAAGGCGCCGGAAGAGAAGGCGCGCGGGATCACGATCTCGACGGCGCACGTGGAATACGAATCGCCGACGCGCCACTACGCGCACGTCGATTGCCCGGGCCACGCGGACTACGTGAAGAACATGATCACGGGTGCGGCGCAGATGGACGGCGCGATCCTGGTGTGCTCGGCCGCTGACGGCCCGATGCCGCAGACGCGCGAGCACATCCTGCTGTCGCGCCAGGTGGGCGTGCCGTACATCGTGGTCTACCTGAACAAGGCGGACATGGTGGACGACGCCGAGCTGCTTGAGCTGGTCGAGATGGAAGTTCGCGAGCTTCTGAGCAAGTACGAGTTCCCGGGCGACGACACGCCGATCGTGATCGGTTCGGCGCTCAAGGCGCTGGAAGGCGATCAGAGCGAGATCGGCGTGCCGGCGATCATCAAGCTGGTCGAGGCGCTGGACACCTGGATCCCGCAGCCGGAGCGCGACATCGACAAGCCGTTCCTGATGCCGGTGGAAGACGTGTTCTCGATCTCGGGCCGCGGCACGGTGGTGACCGGTCGCGTCGAGCGCGGCATCGTGAAGGTGGGCGAGGAAATCGAGATCGTTGGCCTGAAGCCGACGGTGAAGACGATCGTGACCGGCGTCGAGATGTTCCGCAAGCTGCTGGACCAGGGGCAGGCGGGCGACAACGTGGGTCTGCTGCTGCGCGGCACGAAGCGCGACGACGTCGAGCGCGGCCAGGTGATCTGCAAGCCGGGTTCGATCAATCCGCACACGGAGTTCGAAGCCGAGGTGTACGTGCTGAGCAAGGAAGAGGGCGGTCGTCACACGCCGTTCTTCAAGGGTTACCGCCCGCAGTTCTATTTCCGCACGACGGACGTGACTGGCAACTGCCAGCTGCCGGAAGGCGTGGAGATGGTGATGCCGGGCGACAACATCAAGATGGTGGTGTCGCTGATCGCGCCGATCGCGATGGAAGAAGGCCTGCGCTTCGCGATTCGCGAAGGCGGCCGTACCGTCGGCGCCGGCGTGGTGGCGAAGGTCATCAAGTAA
- the secE gene encoding preprotein translocase subunit SecE, which translates to MNAKDEKPGADGGNATLDVVKLTVAAVLAIGSAVAFAWFADVWPMWARVLTVLAGVGIGGAIGLSSGPGALFRKFLRDSQIEVRKVVWPTRQETWQTTLIVAVAVLVIGILIWIIDMILAGSVRVMMG; encoded by the coding sequence ATGAACGCAAAAGACGAAAAACCGGGCGCAGACGGCGGCAACGCCACGCTCGACGTGGTCAAGCTGACGGTCGCGGCGGTGTTGGCAATCGGTAGCGCCGTGGCCTTCGCCTGGTTCGCCGATGTATGGCCGATGTGGGCGCGTGTGCTGACCGTGCTCGCTGGCGTCGGCATCGGTGGCGCCATCGGCCTGAGCAGCGGCCCCGGTGCCCTGTTCCGCAAGTTCCTGCGCGATTCGCAGATCGAAGTCCGCAAGGTGGTCTGGCCGACGCGCCAGGAAACCTGGCAGACCACCTTGATCGTCGCGGTCGCGGTTCTGGTCATCGGCATCCTGATCTGGATCATCGACATGATCCTGGCGGGATCCGTCCGCGTCATGATGGGCTGA
- the nusG gene encoding transcription termination/antitermination protein NusG: protein MSKRWYVVHAYSGFENAVRRSLDDRIHRSGLQDRFGQVLVPTEEVIEMRHGQKRKSERKFFPGYVLVQIETQVDGRSLRIDDECWHLVKETPKVMGFIGGTADRPLPISDKEADAILQRVQEGVDKPKPKVLFEPGEMVRVIEGPFNDFNAVVEEVNYDKNRLKVAVLIFGRSTPVELEFGQVEKA from the coding sequence ATGTCCAAGCGCTGGTATGTCGTCCACGCCTATTCGGGATTCGAGAACGCGGTGCGCCGCTCGCTCGACGACCGCATCCACCGTTCCGGTCTGCAGGACCGCTTCGGCCAGGTGCTGGTGCCGACCGAAGAAGTCATCGAGATGCGCCACGGGCAGAAGCGCAAGTCCGAGCGCAAGTTCTTCCCCGGCTACGTGCTGGTGCAGATCGAAACCCAGGTCGACGGCCGCTCGCTGCGCATCGACGACGAGTGCTGGCATCTGGTCAAGGAAACCCCGAAGGTCATGGGTTTCATCGGCGGCACCGCCGACCGTCCGCTGCCGATCAGCGACAAGGAAGCCGACGCGATCCTGCAGCGCGTGCAGGAAGGCGTCGACAAGCCGAAGCCCAAGGTGCTGTTCGAGCCGGGCGAAATGGTCCGCGTCATCGAAGGACCGTTCAACGATTTCAATGCCGTGGTTGAAGAAGTCAACTACGACAAGAACCGCCTCAAGGTGGCGGTGCTGATTTTCGGCCGATCCACCCCGGTAGAGCTCGAGTTCGGGCAGGTGGAGAAGGCCTGA
- the rplK gene encoding 50S ribosomal protein L11, which yields MAKKVTGYIKLQVKAGEANPSPPVGPALGQRGVNIMEFCKQFNAATQKQEKGTPLPVIITVYSDRSFTFITKTPPATILIKKALGLPKGSSRPNTEKVGKISRKQLEDIATTKMPDLTAAGMDAAVRTIAGSARSMGLIVEN from the coding sequence ATGGCAAAGAAAGTCACAGGTTACATCAAGCTGCAGGTCAAGGCCGGTGAGGCCAATCCCTCGCCGCCGGTCGGTCCGGCGCTGGGTCAGCGCGGCGTGAACATCATGGAGTTCTGCAAGCAGTTCAACGCTGCCACGCAGAAGCAGGAGAAGGGCACCCCGCTGCCGGTGATCATCACCGTGTACAGCGACCGCTCCTTCACCTTCATCACCAAGACGCCGCCGGCGACCATCCTGATCAAGAAGGCACTCGGTTTGCCGAAGGGCAGCAGCCGCCCGAACACCGAGAAGGTCGGCAAGATCTCGCGCAAGCAGCTCGAGGACATCGCCACCACCAAGATGCCCGACTTGACCGCCGCTGGCATGGATGCCGCGGTCCGAACCATTGCTGGCAGCGCCCGTTCCATGGGCCTGATCGTGGAGAACTGA
- the rplA gene encoding 50S ribosomal protein L1 yields MAKITKRAKALQGLVVPGKAYSVDDALRILKDNSKVKFVESVDVAVRLGIDAKKSDQGVRGSSLLPNGTGKTVRVAVFCPAGEKAEAAKAAGADAVGMDDLAEKMQAGDLNYGRVIATPDAMRVVGKLGQLLGPRGLMPNPKDGSVTPDVVTAVKNAKAGQVKFRNDKAGIVHCTIGKANFEIQALRENLNALLADLLRLKPAAAKGQYLTKISLSTTMGIGVIVDPSTVQTK; encoded by the coding sequence ATGGCCAAGATCACCAAGCGTGCAAAGGCCCTGCAGGGTCTCGTGGTCCCGGGCAAGGCGTATTCCGTCGATGACGCGCTGCGCATCCTGAAGGACAACTCCAAGGTCAAGTTCGTCGAGTCCGTGGACGTTGCCGTGCGTCTGGGCATCGATGCCAAGAAGTCGGACCAGGGCGTGCGTGGTTCCTCGCTGCTGCCGAACGGCACCGGCAAGACCGTCCGCGTCGCGGTGTTCTGCCCGGCCGGCGAAAAGGCCGAAGCCGCCAAGGCCGCCGGCGCCGACGCCGTGGGCATGGACGACCTCGCCGAGAAGATGCAGGCGGGCGATTTGAACTACGGCCGCGTGATCGCGACGCCGGACGCAATGCGCGTCGTCGGCAAGCTCGGTCAGCTGCTCGGTCCGCGCGGCCTGATGCCGAATCCGAAGGACGGCTCGGTGACCCCCGATGTCGTGACGGCGGTGAAGAACGCGAAGGCAGGCCAGGTCAAGTTCCGTAACGACAAGGCCGGCATCGTGCATTGCACCATCGGCAAGGCCAACTTCGAGATCCAGGCGCTGCGCGAGAACCTGAACGCGCTGCTCGCGGACCTGCTGCGCCTCAAGCCGGCGGCCGCCAAGGGCCAGTACCTGACCAAGATCAGTCTGTCGACCACGATGGGTATCGGCGTGATCGTCGACCCGTCGACCGTGCAGACCAAGTAA